One window of the Haloarcula rubripromontorii genome contains the following:
- a CDS encoding NAD-dependent epimerase/dehydratase family protein encodes MSTNEIRNCRVLVTGGGGFIGSHLTSALAGENDVRVLDDFSTGRRANLPADVTVVEGDIRDKETLDEAMNGVDVVFHEAAMVSVPQSIEQPVACHELNGSATVTVFDCARRQDARVVLASSAAVYGTPDTVPITETEPADPRTPYGIEKHLGEQYARFYTEQYGLPTVPLRYFNVYGPRGLDGEYAGVIGTFIRQAQAGTPLTVEGDGNQTRDFVHVDDVVRANLLAATTDATGRPFNVGTGRSVSINELAETVRDIVGTDVAIEHVPERVGDIRESEADLSDARTLLGYEPTVSLREGLESTLSAEGE; translated from the coding sequence ATGTCGACGAATGAGATCCGTAATTGTCGGGTGTTAGTTACTGGCGGCGGTGGATTCATTGGGAGCCATCTTACGTCAGCGCTAGCGGGGGAGAACGATGTGCGAGTCCTTGATGACTTCTCAACAGGACGGCGTGCCAACCTCCCAGCCGATGTGACTGTCGTTGAGGGCGATATACGAGATAAGGAAACGCTCGACGAGGCGATGAATGGTGTTGACGTAGTTTTTCATGAGGCCGCAATGGTTAGTGTCCCACAGTCAATCGAGCAGCCGGTCGCCTGTCACGAACTTAATGGATCGGCAACCGTCACTGTGTTCGACTGCGCTCGACGACAAGATGCACGGGTCGTACTCGCCTCAAGTGCCGCTGTATACGGTACCCCCGATACGGTCCCAATTACCGAAACGGAACCGGCTGACCCACGCACTCCGTACGGAATCGAGAAGCATCTCGGTGAACAGTATGCGCGGTTTTATACAGAGCAGTACGGTCTGCCGACAGTCCCGTTACGGTACTTCAATGTCTATGGGCCGCGTGGGCTTGACGGGGAATACGCTGGTGTCATCGGCACGTTCATCCGTCAGGCGCAGGCTGGCACCCCTCTCACAGTCGAAGGAGACGGAAACCAGACGCGGGATTTCGTTCACGTCGATGATGTCGTCCGGGCCAACCTGCTTGCAGCCACGACAGATGCTACCGGCAGGCCGTTCAACGTCGGAACTGGACGAAGCGTCAGTATCAACGAACTCGCCGAAACCGTCCGGGACATCGTTGGAACGGATGTGGCAATTGAACACGTCCCCGAGCGGGTGGGCGATATCAGGGAGAGCGAAGCGGACCTCAGTGATGCACGCACATTGCTCGGATATGAACCAACCGTGTCTCTTCGAGAGGGGCTTGAATCAACGCTCAGCGCTGAAGGCGAATAG